The Leptospira saintgironsiae genome contains the following window.
AGCCGGAGCTAAAAAAGGGAAATAATTTTCCCGTCCCGAGATCTAAAAAATTGGAGTACGTTATTGTATGAAGCTAATCGTCGGACTGGGTAACCCCGGAGACAAATACAATAATAACCGAGCTAATATCGGCTTCAAAATTTTAGACGTGATCGCCAATAATATAAACGTTGAGATCAAGACTAAAAAGAAAAAGTCTTTGATCGGGCGCGGTGATTTCGAAGGAGAAGAGGTTGTATTATTAAAACCTCAGACCTTCAGCGATCTATCGGGAGAGTCCGTTCTGTACATAGCTTCCTTCCTGAAAATTCAGGTACAGGATATTCTTGTAATCCACGAAGATCTAACCTTACCCTTGGGTAAAATTGTAGTGGATAAGGGAGCTAACGGGAATGAAAATCCTGGGATCAAATCAGTGATCCAATCCTTACGTTCTCCAAATTTTATTCGTATCCGAATTGGGATCGGTAACGACCAATTTGACGGCACAAATCTGGACGGATTTTTGAAGGAAGATTTCCAACCTTTAGAAAACTTAAGTTTAATCCAGATCATCAACGACGCGGAAGCCGCAATTCGCTCCATCAGTTTGGGCGATATTGAAGACGTGATCGAAAAATACAGATTGTAAAATCTATTTTTCAACTCGGTTCCGCCGAGATCTAAAAATCCTTTACTTTTCCGGAAAAAAAGGGACTCTGATTATGGGGAACCTTTTCACTCGAAACGGTTTCCAAATAGTATCCGGTTTACGATTCCGGCAGGTCCAATGCCTGTTTCCTTTAGTCTAAAACTACGGGAAGAATGTGGCTCCGAAGAGATGGCGGAGCTTGGGAGTTACACATGAATAACAATAATAAAGGTCTTAGATTACTTATACTTTTTATCTTAGTAATCCTAGGATTAGCACTTCTCGTCCCGCAGATCCAAACTGCTCTGGGCAAACCTAGAATATTACCGTTCTCTCAATTTATGAACATGGTAGAGCCGGATGCTTCTTCTAAACCGAAAGGCAAACTGGTTAAAACCACAGATTCTAATTTCCCTGGCTGCGACAAGTTAGTCATGGAAGGAGACATGATCAAAGGTTGTTACGAACCATTTGAAGAAGGAGCAACAAAAGCCCCTGTTCGTTTCGAGACCAGAATCGCTCCTATCGATAAAGAATTCCTTTCTTCTTTAAGAAAAACGAATATTGATCTGGAAGTAGTTCCTTCTGAGAACGGACACGGATTCGGAATGTTAAGTTCATTCCTTCTGATCGCTGTGATCGGTATTTTCGTATTTTACTTTTTCATTATGCGCCAAGTTCAGTCTACCGGCAATAAGGCTTTCTCATTCGGAAAATCTAAAGCTAAGATGACTGTAGATCCAAAGGTTAAGGTTAGTTTCGCAGACGTTGCAGGATGTGAAGAAGCCAAAACCGAATTGGTCGAAATTATAGAATTCTTAAAAGACCCTAAAAAATTCCAAGCAATGGGTGCAAGGATCCCAACTGGAGTACTCTTAGTAGGTCCTCCGGGAACTGGTAAAACTTTACTCGCTAGAGCGGTTGCAGGAGAAGCTGGAGTACCATTCTTCAGTATCTCTGGTTCCGACTTCGTAGAAATGTTCGTGGGTGTGGGAGCTTCTCGTGTTCGCGATCTTTTCGAGCAAGGTAAGAAAAATTCTCCATGTATCATCTTCATAGATGAGATCGATGCAGTGGGAAGATTGAGAGGAGCCGGATGGGGCGGTGGTCATGACGAAAGAGAGCAGACCCTGAACCAAATGCTCGTTGAGATGGATGGTTTCGAGAAGAACGAAGGTGTGATCGTAATGGCAGCTACTAACCGTGCTGACGTTTTAGATCCTGCGTTACTTAGACCAGGACGTTTCGACCGACAAGTGATGGTAGATCTTCCTGACTTAGTAGGAAGAGAACAAATCCTAAAAGTGCATTCTAGAAAAGTTCCTTTAACAAGTGATATCTCTTTGAATTCAATTGCAAGAGGAACCCCTGGATTTACAGGTGCGGATCTTTCTAACTTGATCAATGAGGCTGCTCTGCTTGCTGCACGTAAGAATAAAAAACGTGTAACCCAAGAAGAATTAGAAGAGGCTCGCGACAAAGTGATGATGGGCCCTGAGCGTAGATCTTTCTTCATTTCCGAAAAGGAAAAAGAAGTGATTGCGTATCATGAGGCAGGTCACGCGATTTTAGGAACGCTTCTGGCTTATACAGAACCTGTTCACAAGGTAACCATCATTCCAAGAGGAAGAGCATTAGGTCTTACTCAGTCTCTTCCTACAGAAGATAAACATATTCATACTAAAGCATATTGGTTGGATCAAATCGTAGTTTGTATGGGCGGTTTTATCGCAGAAGAGTTTAAGTTCAAAATGACTTCTACTGGTTCCAGCAATGATATCCAACAAGCTACCAATATCGCGAGAAGAATGGTCTGTGATTGGGGAATGTCCGAAAAACTGGGTACAATCAATTACGGAAGTGGCCACGAAAGTCCTTTCTTAGGAAGAGATATGGGCCAGAGCAATAAGGCTTATAGCGAAGAATTTGCTGCAATGATCGACAAAGAGATCAGAGGGATCGTTCAGACCTGCTTAGATAAAGGAAGAGAACTGGTCCGTAAGAACTCTACCAAGTTCGAAAATCTTGCGAAGGCGCTTCTTGCAAAAGAAACAGTTGCTCACGACGAGTTGATGGCGATCGTTCATCCTTCTCATGAAGAAACTAAAAAGAAAACTGAACGTTCTAGCAAAAAGGAGAAGGCGGGAGAAATTCCTAATAAACCCGCATATTCTACTGGCATTGAATGAAATTCTGGCTTTTTAAAACCGAGCCTGACGTTTTTTCCATAGACACTTTGGCTTCTTCTCCCGGCAAAATAGCGCCTTGGGAGGGAGTCAGAGGTTATGGAGCGAGAAATTACCTAAGGGATGAGATCAAAAAGAAGGATCTTATCCTATTCTACCATAGTAGTTGTAAACCACCCCATGTAGCTGGACTTGCGGAAGTTGTCAAAGAAGGTTATCCGGATCATTTCGCTTTCGATAAGAAACATAAGTATTATGATCCAAAAAGTGATCCACAAAAACCGACCTGGTTCATGGTAGATGTGAAATTTAAGGAAAAATTTTCTCGCGCAATTTCGCTAGAAGAATTAAGATCCCACGGGCAACTAAAAGGAATGGTGCTTTTACAGCCGGGTGGTAGACTTTCCATCCAACCGGTCAGCGAAGAACAGTTTCATTATATTTGTAAATTGGCCGGGGCAAAAAGTCTTCCCGGTTAGGGAGATTTCTGGTGAATATTTTCCGAAAAATTCGGAATATCAGCTTCATTCTGTTGATCCTTATCCTAGGTATAGGTTCTCTATACTCGCAGGAAGATGTTCCCGTTTTTCCGATCTCCGGTTCTATGTCCGGAACTCCTATAAATAAATTTACTTTTGTCCGTAAGATCCGCCCGGGAGAAGTGAAAACTCCTACTGACTTAGAAATCGGTGACTGGACCAGAATGGATAAGGACAGTTTATCTTACAGTTTCACTGATGATCAGTTTTTAATAAAGTTCAAGATACAAGCTCCTCCTAAAGAAGGAACGATCTCCTGGTATTTAGTTTTGAATAACCCTGGGATGGAAAATCTCATAGTCTACAAAAGAGTATGGGGACCGGGGGGATGGGCATGGTCTGAACTTTCCAGAGATATGAGGATGTCGTACATCCAACCTGCATTCTTAATTGAAACTCCTCCAAACAAGCAGGAAGAATTTTTAATCCACGCTTCTACCAGAAGGTCTCTTGTTTTAAATTTCCAAGCATGGGCTCCTAAAGAATTCGCTGCTCATATCCAAATGGAAAATTTGTTCTTAGGAATCTTCTTCGGAGCAATTGGGATCATGTTAGTTTATAACGGATTTCTTGCATTTGTGGTGAAGGACTCCAGTTATTTCTTCTATGTTTTATATCTATTGTTTTATGGATTTTGGCAGATGGCAGTCACAGGAGTTGGCGCGCAGTATCTGATCCCTGCTCCTGCAACTTCTTGGAATGATTATCTAACCGGATTTGCGTTTTTATCAGTTGCATTCTCTCTTTTATTCACACGTTCCTTCTTGCATATGGAAAGAGAGACTGGCTGGAAAAATTATGCTTTCTTAATATTGTCTGCGTTTGCGATTTTAGGATTTATTGCTTCGTTATTCTCCAGTATTTATGGGCCGATGATTTGGGCAGTGTCCTGGTATCCTTTCTTGGCTGCAGTTTTGGTGATCTATTCTGCTGCAATCCGTTTGAGAAGAGGATATCGACCTGCACGTTATTTCCTATTGGCATGGTCTGTTCTCATTCTTTTCGTTTTGATTACTGCTCTTAGGAACTTATCTATTATCCAAGATACTGAACTCACTCATTGGTCCGCTCAATTTGGTTCTTTGGTAGAGATGACACTTCTTTCTTTTGCTTTGGCGGATAGGATTAAAACATTAGAGAAAGATTCTCTCCAGGCACGACTAGAAAATTACGAAAGTCAATTGAAGCTAACTGA
Protein-coding sequences here:
- the pth gene encoding aminoacyl-tRNA hydrolase; amino-acid sequence: MKLIVGLGNPGDKYNNNRANIGFKILDVIANNINVEIKTKKKKSLIGRGDFEGEEVVLLKPQTFSDLSGESVLYIASFLKIQVQDILVIHEDLTLPLGKIVVDKGANGNENPGIKSVIQSLRSPNFIRIRIGIGNDQFDGTNLDGFLKEDFQPLENLSLIQIINDAEAAIRSISLGDIEDVIEKYRL
- the ftsH gene encoding ATP-dependent zinc metalloprotease FtsH is translated as MNNNNKGLRLLILFILVILGLALLVPQIQTALGKPRILPFSQFMNMVEPDASSKPKGKLVKTTDSNFPGCDKLVMEGDMIKGCYEPFEEGATKAPVRFETRIAPIDKEFLSSLRKTNIDLEVVPSENGHGFGMLSSFLLIAVIGIFVFYFFIMRQVQSTGNKAFSFGKSKAKMTVDPKVKVSFADVAGCEEAKTELVEIIEFLKDPKKFQAMGARIPTGVLLVGPPGTGKTLLARAVAGEAGVPFFSISGSDFVEMFVGVGASRVRDLFEQGKKNSPCIIFIDEIDAVGRLRGAGWGGGHDEREQTLNQMLVEMDGFEKNEGVIVMAATNRADVLDPALLRPGRFDRQVMVDLPDLVGREQILKVHSRKVPLTSDISLNSIARGTPGFTGADLSNLINEAALLAARKNKKRVTQEELEEARDKVMMGPERRSFFISEKEKEVIAYHEAGHAILGTLLAYTEPVHKVTIIPRGRALGLTQSLPTEDKHIHTKAYWLDQIVVCMGGFIAEEFKFKMTSTGSSNDIQQATNIARRMVCDWGMSEKLGTINYGSGHESPFLGRDMGQSNKAYSEEFAAMIDKEIRGIVQTCLDKGRELVRKNSTKFENLAKALLAKETVAHDELMAIVHPSHEETKKKTERSSKKEKAGEIPNKPAYSTGIE
- a CDS encoding EVE domain-containing protein encodes the protein MKFWLFKTEPDVFSIDTLASSPGKIAPWEGVRGYGARNYLRDEIKKKDLILFYHSSCKPPHVAGLAEVVKEGYPDHFAFDKKHKYYDPKSDPQKPTWFMVDVKFKEKFSRAISLEELRSHGQLKGMVLLQPGGRLSIQPVSEEQFHYICKLAGAKSLPG
- a CDS encoding PP2C family protein-serine/threonine phosphatase, with translation MNIFRKIRNISFILLILILGIGSLYSQEDVPVFPISGSMSGTPINKFTFVRKIRPGEVKTPTDLEIGDWTRMDKDSLSYSFTDDQFLIKFKIQAPPKEGTISWYLVLNNPGMENLIVYKRVWGPGGWAWSELSRDMRMSYIQPAFLIETPPNKQEEFLIHASTRRSLVLNFQAWAPKEFAAHIQMENLFLGIFFGAIGIMLVYNGFLAFVVKDSSYFFYVLYLLFYGFWQMAVTGVGAQYLIPAPATSWNDYLTGFAFLSVAFSLLFTRSFLHMERETGWKNYAFLILSAFAILGFIASLFSSIYGPMIWAVSWYPFLAAVLVIYSAAIRLRRGYRPARYFLLAWSVLILFVLITALRNLSIIQDTELTHWSAQFGSLVEMTLLSFALADRIKTLEKDSLQARLENYESQLKLTEIEQELKIARELQESILPDRLPEVKNLKLSVRGEFASSVGGDFYDFQYLESGKLGIFLSDVSGHGVPAAIISSMVKLAFSIESRKNEDPAEVLRSINRSLSGKYGKHFITAAYLIVDPSNGKVTYSNAGHPPIVAIDKESGETKEIFLPGWIMGMDPNLKNSVVEFQMKPGDRLIIYTDGITEARSKSGEIFGFQRFYKLLSDHMQSTGEKLGEDLFATVRSFTGNRKHFEDDLTFLVLDYLPVPDESDVKEITSSFSKS